A window of Chitinophagales bacterium contains these coding sequences:
- a CDS encoding outer membrane beta-barrel protein: MKKALLLSVFVFSILFVAAQKTGTVKGVVFDTLTQKPVAGATITVMKRIDSSLVTFTMTGNNGAFSLSGIEKGDYRLLITHVGYHNGNKYFILSDSVNLVDMGNVVLNDKTKVLEEVVIMAEAPPVTIVGDTIQYNAGSFKTKPNAVVEDLLKKLPGVQVESDGTVKAQGEEVKKILVDGKEFFGNDPKIATKNLPADAVDKVQVYDKKSDAAELTGFDDGNYEKTINLKLKEDKKKGAFGKAMVGGGTEGRYEGRFNVNAFKGARQLSVIGMSNNDNAEGFSFMDILNFSGGLGNVSSSGGNININISSSDPSANLFGLGGDNSINTTNAGGVNYNNIIGKKTKLNGNYFYNRFNPLTESRTARQYILPDSTNYYNSFGKSDVLNENHRVNFVVDYFIDSNNSIKITPNFSYQKSSTRSQGQSETLTEQLARTNDSWTDYIASARGYNFTNDIIYRHRFSKRGRTLSLSLNSKLNENTGESDLESVNNFYKTSNLFRTDSVRQRSDLTNDQKGYTAKAVYTEPLGKSSLLELSASNSHTRSVSDKVTYDYNKGTDKYDQLNDLLTNNYENIYNTTVAGFRVRTQKRKFSYAYGLSWQKAALEGTIISGTKDSVIRQDFHNWLPNAQFKYQFSRFKNLSLNYRTFTTQPTASQLQPVPDVSNQLSIKLGNPNLEQEFAHSIQLSYTGVNPFKNKNLFAFVNFTTTANKIVNVNQRDSLGVDTTTYVNVDGVYNLNSNFHVGLPLKFMKANLNLDAGVQYSRGFQYSNGAKNEIRNTSIDPRVEITKVIKNKVDLSVFAGITLSRATYSLQSNLNNNYVTREWGGNIGWELPKNFYLSTDFEYRVNTQRAEGFNIKVPMWNAAISKQFLKFNRGELKLSVHDLLNKNQGIQRNTNANYIEDVSNTILRRFFMLSFTYSLNKMGANPPGGPGMNMRVIRR; this comes from the coding sequence ATGAAAAAAGCTTTACTCCTCTCTGTATTTGTATTTTCCATCTTGTTTGTGGCAGCCCAAAAAACCGGAACGGTCAAGGGGGTGGTATTTGATACCCTGACCCAGAAGCCGGTGGCTGGTGCTACCATTACTGTGATGAAGCGGATCGACTCCTCCCTGGTTACATTTACCATGACCGGAAACAATGGGGCTTTTTCCCTTTCCGGGATCGAGAAGGGAGATTACCGGCTCCTTATCACCCATGTGGGATATCATAACGGGAATAAGTATTTCATCCTGTCCGATTCCGTGAACCTGGTAGACATGGGGAATGTGGTATTGAATGATAAAACGAAGGTGTTGGAGGAAGTGGTCATTATGGCCGAGGCCCCGCCAGTGACGATCGTGGGGGATACGATCCAGTACAATGCCGGATCCTTTAAAACCAAACCCAATGCGGTGGTCGAGGACCTGCTCAAGAAATTACCCGGGGTACAGGTGGAGAGCGATGGAACGGTAAAGGCGCAAGGGGAAGAGGTGAAGAAAATACTGGTGGATGGCAAAGAGTTTTTTGGCAATGACCCAAAGATCGCGACCAAGAACCTGCCCGCCGATGCAGTGGATAAAGTACAGGTATATGACAAAAAAAGTGACGCGGCCGAGTTAACGGGTTTTGATGACGGCAACTATGAAAAGACCATCAACCTGAAATTAAAAGAGGACAAGAAAAAGGGCGCTTTTGGTAAGGCCATGGTTGGTGGAGGTACCGAAGGCCGGTACGAAGGAAGGTTCAATGTAAATGCTTTTAAAGGCGCGCGCCAATTATCCGTTATCGGCATGTCGAACAATGACAATGCCGAAGGGTTCTCTTTTATGGATATCCTGAATTTTTCCGGTGGACTTGGGAATGTATCCAGCAGTGGCGGGAATATTAACATCAATATCAGTTCCAGCGACCCATCGGCCAACCTGTTTGGTCTTGGAGGAGATAATAGCATCAATACGACCAACGCAGGCGGGGTGAATTACAATAATATCATAGGGAAGAAGACCAAACTGAATGGGAATTATTTCTACAACCGCTTCAACCCGTTGACCGAATCGCGGACCGCCCGGCAATACATTTTACCCGATTCTACCAACTACTATAATTCCTTTGGAAAATCGGATGTTTTGAACGAGAACCACCGTGTGAATTTTGTGGTGGACTATTTTATCGATTCCAACAACTCCATCAAGATCACCCCGAATTTCAGCTATCAGAAATCCTCCACGCGGTCCCAGGGACAGTCTGAAACATTAACGGAGCAACTCGCCCGGACCAATGACAGCTGGACCGATTATATTGCTTCGGCAAGGGGGTATAATTTTACCAATGACATCATTTACCGTCACCGCTTTTCAAAACGCGGTCGTACGCTTTCCCTGAGTTTGAATTCAAAACTCAATGAGAACACAGGCGAGAGTGATCTTGAGTCGGTCAATAATTTTTATAAAACATCCAATCTCTTCCGTACGGATAGTGTGCGCCAGCGTAGCGACCTGACCAATGACCAGAAGGGATATACTGCCAAGGCCGTGTACACCGAGCCATTAGGGAAGAGCTCACTGCTGGAGTTGAGTGCCTCTAATAGTCATACCCGTTCTGTATCCGACAAAGTGACCTATGATTACAATAAGGGCACGGACAAGTATGATCAGCTCAATGATCTGTTGACCAATAATTACGAGAACATTTACAATACTACGGTAGCTGGATTCCGGGTACGGACCCAGAAAAGGAAATTCAGCTATGCCTATGGATTGAGCTGGCAGAAGGCCGCGCTGGAGGGTACCATCATCAGCGGGACCAAGGATTCGGTGATCCGTCAGGATTTTCACAACTGGTTGCCCAATGCCCAGTTCAAGTATCAGTTTAGCCGTTTTAAAAACCTGTCACTCAACTACCGCACATTCACCACCCAGCCTACGGCTTCCCAGTTACAACCCGTGCCTGATGTAAGCAATCAGTTGAGCATTAAATTGGGTAACCCCAATCTGGAGCAGGAGTTTGCCCATAGCATACAGCTATCTTATACCGGTGTGAACCCGTTCAAGAATAAAAACCTTTTTGCCTTTGTCAACTTTACCACCACGGCCAATAAGATCGTAAATGTAAACCAGCGTGATTCCCTCGGGGTGGATACCACCACCTATGTGAATGTGGACGGGGTATATAACCTCAACAGTAATTTTCATGTCGGTTTACCCCTGAAGTTCATGAAGGCCAATCTGAACCTGGATGCCGGGGTACAATACAGCCGTGGATTTCAGTACAGCAATGGAGCGAAGAATGAGATCCGGAATACCAGTATCGATCCCCGCGTGGAGATCACCAAAGTGATCAAGAATAAAGTGGACCTCTCGGTATTTGCCGGGATCACCCTGAGCCGGGCTACTTATTCTCTACAGTCCAATTTGAACAATAACTATGTCACCCGCGAATGGGGTGGTAATATTGGCTGGGAGTTGCCCAAGAATTTCTATTTATCCACTGATTTTGAATACCGGGTCAATACCCAGCGGGCGGAGGGTTTCAATATCAAGGTCCCCATGTGGAATGCGGCCATCAGCAAGCAGTTCCTCAAGTTTAACCGTGGCGAGCTCAAGCTGAGTGTTCATGACCTGTTGAACAAGAACCAGGGCATCCAGCGGAATACCAATGCCAACTATATTGAGGATGTCAGCAATACGATACTCCGCCGGTTCTTTATGCTGAGTTTTACCTACAGCCTGAACAAGATGGGGGCGAACCCTCCCGGCGGCCCGGGGATGAATATGCGGGTGATCAGGAGGTAA
- a CDS encoding DMT family protein: MLRTIFLLLLSNIFMTFAWYYHLKEKGWPLWKAILLSWFIALFEYMLMVPANRLGYNNAGLSAFHLKIIQEVITLIVFTGFAVWVLKEPFKMNYLFSFAFLLLAVYFAFKK, from the coding sequence ATGCTTAGAACCATTTTTCTCCTTCTTCTTTCCAACATCTTCATGACCTTTGCCTGGTACTACCACCTTAAAGAAAAGGGGTGGCCACTTTGGAAAGCCATTTTACTCAGTTGGTTCATTGCTTTGTTTGAATACATGCTGATGGTTCCGGCCAACCGGCTGGGATATAATAATGCCGGACTTTCTGCATTTCATCTCAAGATCATTCAGGAAGTGATCACGCTCATTGTGTTTACCGGGTTCGCGGTATGGGTATTGAAAGAGCCCTTCAAAATGAATTATCTTTTTAGCTTCGCGTTTTTATTATTGGCGGTGTATTTTGCTTTTAAAAAATAA